gccgccgctgccgccccCCAGAACGGCGCGAACCCGGTCGTTCGTGTCTCTGCAGCCATCTCCACTCCTTCCGGCGCTGGCCTCTTCATTTCATCCTCCTCCGTTCCAGTCTCCGTCGCCAGTGCCTCCGAGGAGAGGAGGTCCCTCGCCGTCGTCTCCTTCGATGAGTCCCGCCGGCTTTTCCAGCGACTTTGGACTGACGAGGAGGAGATCAAGATCCTCCAGAGGTTCTTGGGGTTCACCTCGAGGCGAGGTACCACCTTCGCCTCCCACCAGTACGACACCGGCCCCTTCTATGAGGAGATAAAGAAGCAGCTCCACTTTGAGTTCACCAAGAACCAGCTTATTGAAAAGCTCCGCCGTCTGAAGAAGAAGTATCGGAACTGCGTCAGTAGGATGCGGTCCATGGGAAAAGACTTCGCCTTTAAGGGCACCCACGAGCGGGCCATCTATGACATCGCTCGCAACATCTGGAGCGCAAGCGTCAAGAGGGCCCACGAGAGCGATGACGAGGACCTGAATGCCCCAAGCGACATCATGTCCAACGAGATTGTTACGGTTCCTATTGATGAGGGTCCTTTAAGTTCTGGTAGAACGATCTCGAGATCAAGAAGGCACTTGAGAAGAAGGGTGACTGAAGGGACTGCAGCTGCGGTTGCATTTGGGGGAGTTGGCGTGGAGAATTCCACCTCGGTGATGCACACATCTTTTGCTTCGGCATCCAATGTGCCAAACATCATAGAGGAGACAGTGAAGAGCTGCCTCTTGCCGCTATTTAAGGAGCTGATCAATTCCATTATTGGGGGGCCTCTGGGCTCAGGATTTAGTCCAGGGACATCACCATTGAACCTGCTGCCTCTGAGCCTTGAAGGTAGTTCTTTGATGGCTCCAGGGATGCCTGTGGATGACAATTGGAGAAAGCAGCAGATTCTGGAACTGGAGATTTACTTGAAGCGGCTAGATCTTGTATGGGACCACATCAAGTTGACATTGGATGAGCTCAAGTCTGCAGGAAGCTGATTAAAGGTCTTGCTGGAAAGCTTGTAGCTCTTAGTGCAGGCTCCTGCTTTTATTTATGATTCTTGTTTATCTGGATGGTAGTGGTTATAGTTGACTGCTAAATTAATGATGCTCTCCCTAATAATAGTCTATTTAGTGTTTATTTCTTTTGGTAATTCTATCTATCCATCTTTTTCCTTTTGGAAGAAGACATAGGCAAAAAGGAAATGTACATATTTTACTCGTATCGTTCTCATCTGCATGTTGCTTATGTTTAATATATATATGTCCCCTAGATTTTGATTTCGCTTCATCACCATTGCTGATTGGATGTGACTACTTGTTTCTGCTACGACGTTGTCATATTGTGATAATTATGAATAACTAGTGGAGCTCTAGAAATATATGGATATGTGAAGTGCATAAGACATTGCCACTTAgcatttgatgaaatgatgtagGATTACATTACAAAACGTTGTTAGGCATGTCTGTTGGTTCTGCAGATGCTTAATCTTGAAGCTATAGCTACTGGCTTACACAGTGTAGACCCAATTTATGCCCAGGTTGTGATTATTTTCACTACAAGGGAGTAGGATTTAATATGTTTAATAATACAAGGGGAGGCTCTCTGTGCTTAGTCCTACATGGGACTCCGAATGATGATCTATATCGAAGATCTTTCTACCTAATAGCCCTGCACCAGAAAAACTGAAAATGAGATCTTTTAACCCATAGCGCTGCATCAGAAAAGCTGAAAATGGGTGGAATTGTCAGACTAGGATGGCCTAATATGGATAACATGTGTTTAATACTTGGTTAATTACAAATATGGTGTTTAACTGTCGTGTGTGAACTCATCCAAGCACATAACTGCCTGGtgcataattttttattgataatttaCAGGTAACAATTTACAACATTGGCCATTGTATGTGGGTGTTCATGGTACTGCACAGCTCATATTTTTTATTGGATTCAGAACTATATTATagtgtatattaaaatatttaatatactgTGTTAATAATAAATGGGAAATTTTTTGTCTATGGTCAATCAACAATCTATACGATGATTTCTTAAGAAATCTTAAGGTCTAACTGATTTCTATAATCATGGGTCGTACATTAGTTTattaaataatagtaataatgaaACAGCAGCCGCAAGTAGGAAATATAAACTACATATTTGATCATATGAAGTGTGCATATGGGCCCCCACGGGTATGTGTGGTTTATTCTGATGCAATTTACATAAATAGATGACAAATTGAAGCCACATAGGTCTTCTGACAGTGCAGTCACATGTAATGCACACTGTATTTGGTTCAttgcaaataaaaaatatttgtaatgaAATAATTTGTCCTAGGAattgttaaatattttttattcttaagaCGATAACCAATTCTCGGTGCTCTGACAGATAGCACCGAATTGTATCACGTGTTTTCATATTCTTAGGAGGTTTTAGATCAATACTGATTGATTCCTTAGCATGTTTTAGGGTAAAGCTGAGCGAACTTAATCCATCTCTGTTGATTTGATATGGGATTGGATTGAAACACCAAAGCAGCAAAGCTTGATGTTTTAAGGTGTTACATGCTGCTGAATTTGGACATTACTTTAATATTGCCTTGTATGCTTTTCTTCAGATCATTAGATTGACAAAAGAGACAAGATTGAGTTTTTTAATTAAAGATCTAGTACATTGCTTGATGCGAGGATAACATTATCTTCTCCACGAGGAAGCCCATTTATTTATTGTAATTGTTTAGCAAGAGATCTTTGCTCTTTCTATGTTTCGAGCAACATTTGAAGTTGATTATGCTGATCAGTTTTCCTTATATGTGTGATATCAATATATTGCATCTTTTAAATAGTTTAAGACCTCGATTTTAAAAGTCTATATGTTTGTTGTCAGTTGTTTGACTTAGCTGTTTGCATGATTATTTAGCAATGACTACTGGAATGTAAGTAAACTTGTATTGTGGTTCACTTGGAGTATTCTTGGAAATTACTTGACTTGTATCTGTTCTCGCGTTAGTAATTTGAAGAGTCTCGTATGTCGAGAAACAAAGGTGTCAAGCAAGTTGATTTTaccatttttcttcttcttacaaACTATTACGTGAatcttgcagatgacttactttctGTAGAAGCGAGGGAATAGGACTGTGATTGCAAAGCTTTTCTTCATAGACACTCAGATAGAAGACTGGGTAGACAACCATTATTGTCTGACCGGGTAGCCCTTTTAGAATTCCAAAGTTTCTTCATATCAAATTGTTCCTAAGACCGATAGCCATTTTGCAGAGACAGGCTTTCTTGCTTGCACCGACTCTGTTGGCATTTGTCAAAGGACCGTGGACATTGATGCTTCAAGATAGATATGGAAATTTTGAATCTCCCAGGTATTTTCCTTGGACTGGAAATTTTTAGGTACCTTTTAACTGTGAGTATTTTGCTAAGGATATAATTGTCATTCCCTTTTCAGAATAGAGAGCTTaatgtgaaaaagaaaaaaaaaatcatattatccaGTGATGGATGAGGAACTGTTAGCCTCATCAAGAATGAATTGTTTTTACTTTGTGATGATGGCTACAGAATCGATTGAAGTTGATATGAGACTCTTGTTTCGGTGAATGTCTTCCTGTGTACTCCGAGGGTTTTTCATGGACTTGATTAGAGATTAATTATCTATGTTCAAAGGAGTTGTTGATCTTCTGTAAATGGGAGATTGGTGGAAGAGGAATGTGCTTTAGTGCGAAGCTTTCTTGAAGTAAGTAGATTATTTGCGCTAGTATTTAACCAATTTTGAACTTTCATACGGTATAGAATTTGAAATTAATATTtgagatttaaaaaatatatatttaggcATTTGTTTGGTGAACGGGTCGGGCAGCTTAGTCTGACTTGGCTGGGTCAGGATCACAGGCGGGTTAGTCTTGACCTGAGTTGGTTAGTCTGGATCTCTATTTATGTCAACTTTAGAAAGACAAATGCATAAAAAGATTTATTTGTGCGATGGTTTGtctcaaacaaagttgataggtcAACTAGTCCATATTTGGTATCATAACCGATCTAATATTTGAGCATATTGAAAGGACTCGAGTAAGAAAGAGATATTCATAGATGAAGTTAGAGGACTTGTCATGACGTGGAGTCATTATTGGACTATACCTCACATGCACcatattatgatttgatttggTTACGTTGGGTTTTGACGAGGATGTTAAGCTATTAAGTGGGGAAAATTATAACACCTCGAAAcatattatgatttgatttggTTACGTTGGGTTTTGACGAGGATGTTAAGCTATTAAGTGGGGAAAATTATAACACCTCGATTAGTTTCGATCAAAAGTGATTTATAAacgtttgatgagtgtactactgttAACTTTAGTTTAAACATTTTGACCAATGATTTGAGTCAAACaaaattgataaatcaattaaagttATGATATATTTTACTCAATGCGATTGATAGGACTAGAGTATCCCTTTTATAAGTAatacattaacataaaatataatcCACATAATGTGTTCgtctacaataaaaaaatatctaaacTATCTTAGACATAAAAAATTTAACTATCAAAGTGTCCAGTATCCTTTCTGCATAATCTATTAGTTTAGGACATAAGTATCGAAATATTTGGCAAAGTATGTCATTGCGTATAATACATCCACTCAAGACATAAAATATCCTAATAAGACAAACGCATAATAGATCGACTCGACATAATTATCATAGTGACTGGCTCAATCGGCGCAAGTAATACCATTGATGCATAGGATAGATGATAAGAATATATTGTTAagttaattatgtgctaattaggcTTTTAATATGTACTCAAAAAGCTTATAtgaaaacatatattttttagttaaatTTTTCTATACCATTAGAACATTAAACTCAAGGGCCACACTAACCAATAACTTGCAAGATATTGGTGAGGCTCAATCAAACTTATTAGTCTTGTCAAAGGTTGAGGGTTTAAGATGATAGTTAGTTTAATTAGTAAGGACTTTGATAGTTTATCGTAAAGTCCTGAAACTCATGGTTGATAGgtttttttctcactttatacttTCTATAGAAAACATGTAAGCTATTGGCTTCAAAAGATTACCATAACTACACACAAATTAATTTATAGTCTAACATATGATTCTAATAAACTATTGATACATCATATATATAGTCGACACCTAATCAATAGTGTTACTTGATTTTAAAGA
This DNA window, taken from Musa acuminata AAA Group cultivar baxijiao chromosome BXJ3-7, Cavendish_Baxijiao_AAA, whole genome shotgun sequence, encodes the following:
- the LOC135584985 gene encoding probable transcription factor At5g28040 translates to MRTAEEAEQERAVFEDEEDSTSGSDDSEDDNDGNGRAPPPPPPMQCQTVPLAGNVVPLASSHHVGDPNPNRIPNTSGPAAAAAPQNGANPVVRVSAAISTPSGAGLFISSSSVPVSVASASEERRSLAVVSFDESRRLFQRLWTDEEEIKILQRFLGFTSRRGTTFASHQYDTGPFYEEIKKQLHFEFTKNQLIEKLRRLKKKYRNCVSRMRSMGKDFAFKGTHERAIYDIARNIWSASVKRAHESDDEDLNAPSDIMSNEIVTVPIDEGPLSSGRTISRSRRHLRRRVTEGTAAAVAFGGVGVENSTSVMHTSFASASNVPNIIEETVKSCLLPLFKELINSIIGGPLGSGFSPGTSPLNLLPLSLEGSSLMAPGMPVDDNWRKQQILELEIYLKRLDLVWDHIKLTLDELKSAGS